The nucleotide window AACTGGTGGTGCGTCATCTTCCCGCCGCTTTGTACGTCCGCCGCCGTTGACTTTTCAAAAATGACAAATTTGACGGATGATGAAATACAGCTGATTTCGTCCGACAAGCCGGAATACGTTCTCAAATTCAAGTCTATCGAGCTTATCAACAAAGTCCGCGCATGGCTCGGTATCTAACGAAGCAACAACGCATGAGCCCCGCCGTCAGGCGGGGCTCTTTCTGTCACCAATTTACGCCATAGTTTGGCCGTACAGCCGCGTCAAACACAAGCGCAGCGTCATAGAACTTCAGATAGCGCGCGCGCTGTGTGCGCAGCGTTGACCCGTCTGCATGCATTCTGTCGCATATAACGGCGTCGAGATCAGTTTTGATTTCTGAAAAAGCACTAATGCCGACGGATGAAAAAATACGAAAGCCCTGACCTTGAAGATATTTTAATATAGGTCCTGATTTTTTGACGTCGTCGCCATCGGGGCGGGCGCCAAAGGGGTAGATGTAAAGAGATGTCGGGCCGACAAGGGTGCCGACCTCGTCAAGCCAGCGCTGCGTATCGGCCTCGACTCTCGTTAAGCTCGATTTTGATAAATCGATATGGCCCCACGAGTGGGAGCCGAAATACCAGCCGGTCTGCTTCAAAAGCGTAATGACCGGCTTAACGGCGTTAATTTCCGCCTGGCGCGCCGACGCGGCTTCCGGCGTCTCGTTGGCGATATCCGTCATCGTTCTGTAGCCGAGAATACCCTCGTAGCCGGTCAGGCACAGGCAGCCCTTGGCACCGTTTAAAGAAAAATCAGGGTGCGCCTTGACAAATTTGTCGAGAAGGGTGACGGCGTCAAGGTCCTGCGAGTAAACAGGATTCCCCTGGGGGTCGAGACCCCAGCTCCAGATTTCGCCATCCATAATGACAAGCTTATAGGTAAAGCCGTTTTGGATCATGTAGTTATAGTAATTAACATCGTCGTACGACAAGATGATCGGCTTTTTGCCCGACGGCAGCATGAGTGTATTCCGAACCATCTGGGAAATACCGTCACTGTCCTGCTTTTCGGACCAGACGTCGTTCATACTGACGATGATATAATCGTTATCGTAGAGGCTTTGCAAGATTTTGTTATACTCCGAGACGGTGACCATGTATTCGTCAATGCCTTTTTCTTTGTTATCGCCGTCAAAAGCAAGCTCCGGATAGGCGACGAGAGGATGGAAGAAAAGGTGCTCGACGGGGCCGTCGTACGCGACGAGGGGCATTTCTGATGTTATTTGCGGCGTATGAGTCGCCGAGGGGGCGTCAGAGGTATTGATGGCCGCAGCGTTAGATGACGTGATCAGCGCCAATAAAAAGGCAACAAGCCGGTAAATCAAAACTGACATAAAACCCCCGCTTCCTAATCGCTATATGTCCATTATAATCACAAACGCGGTCAAAGGAAATGACAAAATATGATTCATTTTGATAAATGTTGCAACAATCTGGATTCTGTCTCATAATCTCAAGGAAGGCGCTGACAATTAAGCGGTAAACGTTTATAATAAAAGAACAATGACGACAGAGGTATGAAGTATGATAAACCTGCTGCTTGGCCGCGCGGGGACAGGGAAGACATCCCGCCTCATAGATGACTTTAAAAGAAAAATGGATGCCGGTGCCAAGCGCCTTTACTTTATTGTGCCGGAGCAGTACTCGCACGACGCCGAACGCCGCCTCTTGGCCTCGTGCGGGGACAGCCTCACCCTGCACGGCGAGGTGCTGAGTTTTTCGCGGCTTGCAAGCCGTGTTTTTTCCGAAGTAGGCGGGCTGGCCGCACCGATTGTCGACAGCGGCGGCAAGCTGCTTTTAATGTGGCGCGCTGTTTCTGCCGTTCAGGCAAAGCTGGAGGCGCTGTCGGTAACGGAGCGGCAAGTTGATCTTTTAGAGAGCCTTGTCGGCCTGGCGAAGGAGCTTAAAAGCGCCGCCGTCACACCGGAGGCTGTTTCTGCTGCCGCGGATGCGCTTCAAAGCCCGCTGAAAGAAAAGCTCCGCGACCTGTCACTGATTTTGTCGGTGTACGGCGGTTTTTTTGACGGTGAACACGCCGACCCGGACGACAGCCTTACACGACTGGCCCGTGTTATAAACGAGCGCGCACCGATTCAGCCCACGCATATTTACTTTGACGGCTTTTCCGATTTCACGCAGCAGGAGCTCGCCGTCATCACAGCACTCATTCGTCAAAATGTCCCGATGACCGTTTCTCTGACGTGCGACGGTCTCGACGGCGGCTCTGAAATTTTTGAGCCGGCGCGCCATACGGCACTCGAGCTCAGCCGTTTAGCGGAAAAAAGCGGCGTTTTGACATCCGTCACCCTCTGCACTGAAAGAATGAATAGAGCACCGGCGCTTTTACACCTTGAAAATCAGTTGTTTACATATGACGAGACGTGTTTTGGCGAGACAAACGGCGCTGTCATCTGCCGCCGATTTGCTTCTCCGGAGGATGAGTGCCATTATGCCGCTTCCTTGGTGCTTGCGGCCGTCCGCGGCGGCTGCCGGTGGCGTGATATTGCCGTTGCCGCACCAGACTGGCCGTCTTACGAGACGCTTCTTGAGAATGTTTTTCAAAAATTCGGCATACCGGTTTTTGCCGGACGGAAGGAAGGTATCCGCCAAAAGCCGCCCATCGCCGTCATGACGGCTGCGTTGGAACTTCTCTTAAACGGCTGGACGGTTGATTCGGTTTTTAGATATATAAAAACGGGGCTCTGCGGATTAACGCTTGAGGAGGCCGATACGCTTGAAAATTATGCACTCCTTTGGGATTTGAAGGGCACCGTCTGGACGCGGGAAGAGGACTGGGTTCTCTCGCCCTCCGGTTATGAACCGGGCGATAAGGCGATGGACGAGAAGAAGCTTGTGTATCTCAATGCTTTGCGCCGCCGTCTTATCAAGCCGCTCCTCCAACTCAAAAACGGTCTGTTTCAGGCGGGCAGCAACACGGAAAAGCTGCGCGCCTTATACGAATTTTTGACGGAGATCAATTTGTATCAGCGGATTCAGGAAAAAGCGGACGCATATCGCCGCGTCGGCGAAGTCCAGCTTGGCGACGAATATGACCAGCTGTGGAACATACTCCTTGGAGCAATGGAACAGTTTGCCGCGATGCTCGGCTCGGAAAACACGTCGATTGCCGCCTTTAAAAGGCTCTGGGAATTGCTCATCACGCAGTATGACGTCGCGTCGATTCCCGTTTCGCTCGACAGCGTCACCATCGGCGACGTCTCGCGCGTCCGGCGCCGCGGGCTGAAAGCGCTCATTATTCTCGGCGCGACGGACGACGCCCTGCCAAAAGCGGCGGCGGGCGGCTTTTTGACGGACAGCGACAGAACGGCGCTTCGCGCTGTTGGCCTTAGCGGTGTCCAAACAGCGGAGGAACGGCTGTACAGAGAATTATACGGCGTTTATGCCGTCGTTACGCTGCCGACCGATACCCTCGTCGTCACGCATCCGGCGAGCGCCTTTGGGTCTGAAAAGCGCCCGTCCTTCCTCGTGCGGCGACTAAACGCCTTGTTCGCTTTTTCGGAAAGCGAAGAGCCGAACGCGCGCATCGCCGCCAAAACGCCGTGCTTTGAGCTTGCCGTGTCGGCGCTCCGCCAGCCGGAAAACGCGTGGGCGGCGGCCGCTTATACGTATTTCAGCGCCGACGCGCAAGCCGCGGCGCTTCTTCGAGACATCGCAGCCGGGGCGCACCGCGCGCGGGGCGCGCTGTCACCAGAGGCCTCCGCCGGGCTTTATGGCATGTCTCCCGATTTGTCGGCGTCCCGCGTTGATAAATTCTATGCCTGCCGGTATCAATATTTTCTCCAATACGGCCTCAAGCTGCGCCCCAGAAAGCAGGCCGGGTTCGACGCGCCTGTCGCCGGGACATTTTTGCACGATCTATTGGAGAACGTGACACGCGCCATTGAGACAAGCGTCGGGTTTCAAAATATTGACGATGATACCTGCCGGGAGCTGACGGCGCAATTTGTCAGCCGCTACGTCCGTGAGACGCTTGGTGACTTTGCCGACAAGTCCGGCCGGTTTCGCTACCTCTTCGAGCGCCTTGCCGGTGACGCCGCGTTTATCACAGGTGATATGGTGCGCGAATTGAAGAAATCCTCGTTCCACCCGGTCGATTTTGAGCTTGAATTCTCTGAAAGCGGTGACGTTGCCCCATATCGGATGACGGACGGAAGCGGTGCGCTTTCCATCAAAGGGTTTGTTGACAGAGTTGACGGCTGGGTACGGGACGACAAGCTATACCTGCGTGTGATCGATTACAAGACAGGGAAGAAGACGTTTACGTTATCGGATATATGGTACGGCTTGAACCTCCAGATGCTCATCTATCTCTTCGCGCTCTCAGGCGGCGGCGCGGCGCGATATGGGCATAACATCGTGCCGTGCGGCGTTTTGTATGCCCCGGCGCGCGAAGAGCTTTTGCCGCTAGGACGGAATACCGATGCCCTAACGGTCGAAGCGGAACGCGCAAAAAAGCGCCGACGCAGCGGCATTATCCTTGGGGATGCCGCCGTTATCGAAGCGATGGAACACGGCGACGAAAAGCAGTATATACCGGCTGCCGAAAGCGGCAGTGACAGTCTCGTAACGCCGCAGCAGTTGGACGCTTTAAAAAACCTTGTCGATTCCCGGCTGCGCGCGATTGGACAAACGCTCCGCGCGGGAGACATTACAGCCGAACCTTATTATAAAAACCAAAACGACAAGGCTTGCCTCTATTGTGACTATGGCGCGGCCTGCCAGTTCAGTGAAAAAGACGGTGATGCCTACAGGCCCCTTAAAAAGCTCCGAACAACAGAGGTTTGGGCGCTGCTGGAAGGTGGGCAGGCCGTATGAGTAAAACCAATTTTACAGCGCAGCAGCAGGCGGCAATTTCGTCTCGCGGTACGTCGCTGCTCGTGTCGGCGGCGGCCGGGTCAGGAAAAACAAAGGTGCTTGTGGAGCGCCTCTTAAGCCGGATAACAGACCCCAATGACAGCTGCGATATCACTGATTTTCTTATTATTACATATACGCGTGCCGCCGCCGGGGAGCTTCGGTCGCGTATTCTCGACGAGATCGCCGAGCGCTTGTCGCACGACCCGGAAAACAGGCATCTCCGGCGGCAGTCGGCGCTTTGTTACCAGGCAAAAATCGGCACAATTCACGCTTTTTGTGCCGACCTTTTACGTGAATATGCCGCATCATACGACCTGCCGTCCGACTTTCGCGTCGCCGATGAGAATGAAAGCCGGATTTTAAAAGAAAAGGCGCTTGACGTCTTGTTGGAAGAGGCCTATGACCGGCTTGACGCCGCGCCGGAATTTGCAGCCCTTGTCGACGCAATGTCGGCCGGGCGGGATGATAAAAAGCTGGCTGCCGTCATATTAGACGCCCATAGGGCTCTGATGAGTCACCCAAACCCCGGAAAATGGGTTAAAGATCAGCTGCAAGTGCTCGCCCTGATGGCGGGGCAGGACGCGTCGGAAACAGTTTGGGGCCGGTTTTTAATGGATGACGCTCGCAAAAAAGCTGTTTACTGGCACGGCGTTATGGAGAGCCTATCAGCCGATATTGCATTATATGAAGACCTTTACGCCGCTTACGGCGCCAGCGTCGAGCAGACGGTTTTGAGCCTTGAAGCCTTTCTTGCGGCGCTTGACATATCGTGGGACGCGGCGCGCGCGGCCTCAGCAATCGATTTTCCGCGGGCAAAAAGCGTAAAGGGCTATGAGGCAATCAAGGATATCCGCGCGCGATGCCGTGACGCGATGAAAAAAGCAGCGCTTGTTTTTGAATACACATCCGACGAGCTGGTCGCTGATATGGTATCCGTCCGACCGGTCATAACGTCGCTTTTAGAACGCGTTCTGCAATTTGACGATGTGTTCACGGCGCTCAAGCGTCGCGCTGGGGTAGTGGACTTCACGGATCTTGAGCACCTTGCCGTCCGCCTTTTAACGGATCAGGAGACGGGTAATCCAAACGTGCTCGCCCGCGCCGTATCCGATCGGTACCGTGAAATATTCATCGATGAATATCAGGATGTCAGCGCCATACAGGAGCTCATTTTTACTGCTGTATCAAAAGACGGCGCGAACATCTTCATGGTGGGAGACGTCAAACAATCGATTTACCGCTTCCGGCTGGCAGACCCGTCAATTTTTCTTGATAAATACAGGCGATATCAGGATTTAACGGAGAATACGCCGGACGTAAATCAGCGCATCCACTTGTCGACAAATTTCCGCTCGCAGGCGGCCATTTTAAACGCCGTCAATTTTATCTTTGAAAACATCATGTCACCGGCGTTTGGCGAGATGGCCTATACCGAAAACGAGGCGCTCCGCCCCGGGCGGGACGGCACGCTTTGCCTGGACGCGCCTGTTGAACTGAACATCCTTGACCTCAAAGCAAAGGAAGACGACAGCGAGGAAAGCCCTGAAAAGGCTGATGCCGAGGCCGCGTTCGTCGCGGGGCGAATTGAAGAGCTCCTGCAAAGCGGCTTGAGCATTCCAGACGGGGCGGGCGGCTTGAGACCGCTCCGGTATGGGGATATCGCCATTTTGCTCCGCTCGGTTAAGGACAAAAGCCGGTATTACGCCGAAGCGCTGTCCAAACGGCACATTCCCTGTACGTCTCCCGCCGGTGAAACCTTTTTCGAGAGCTTTGAAATTGCGCTGACGCTGGCGCTTCTAGAGATTATCGATAACCCGAGGCAGGACGTGCCGCTTGTTACCGTTTTAAAAAGCCCCATCTATCGTTTCACGCCGGACGATTTGGCGGAAATCCGGCAGGCTGACCGGAAAGGTGACTTTTTCACGGCGTTGCAGAAAGACGCGGAGACAAACGCCCGCAGCGCCGGCTTTCTCAAGGCGCTTGACGCTTTTCGCCTCATGGCGCCCGAGCTTCCGGCCGACAGGCTCATCTGGCACGTCGCGCATCAAACTGGGTTATTCGCGATCCTTGCGGCACAACGGGATGGCGAGATGCGGCGCGCGCGCGTTTTGAAGCTGATCGCCCTGGCGGCGCGCTATGAAGCCTCGGGCTATCAGGGGCTATATGCCTTCCTGTCGTTTTTGCGAAAGCTCATGGACAGCGGGGGAGACATCGGTGAGGAGGACGTCGCAGGCGGTGTTGACGCCGTCTCGATCATGAGCATCCACAAATCGAAGGGTCTCGAATTTCCCGTCGTCATCCTCGCCGACACGACGAAAAAGTTTAACCTGCAGGACGCCGCACGCCAGCTTCTCATCCACGCCGACCTCGGCGTCGGCCCGAAGTGCC belongs to Oscillospiraceae bacterium CM and includes:
- a CDS encoding PD-(D/E)XK nuclease family protein; this encodes MINLLLGRAGTGKTSRLIDDFKRKMDAGAKRLYFIVPEQYSHDAERRLLASCGDSLTLHGEVLSFSRLASRVFSEVGGLAAPIVDSGGKLLLMWRAVSAVQAKLEALSVTERQVDLLESLVGLAKELKSAAVTPEAVSAAADALQSPLKEKLRDLSLILSVYGGFFDGEHADPDDSLTRLARVINERAPIQPTHIYFDGFSDFTQQELAVITALIRQNVPMTVSLTCDGLDGGSEIFEPARHTALELSRLAEKSGVLTSVTLCTERMNRAPALLHLENQLFTYDETCFGETNGAVICRRFASPEDECHYAASLVLAAVRGGCRWRDIAVAAPDWPSYETLLENVFQKFGIPVFAGRKEGIRQKPPIAVMTAALELLLNGWTVDSVFRYIKTGLCGLTLEEADTLENYALLWDLKGTVWTREEDWVLSPSGYEPGDKAMDEKKLVYLNALRRRLIKPLLQLKNGLFQAGSNTEKLRALYEFLTEINLYQRIQEKADAYRRVGEVQLGDEYDQLWNILLGAMEQFAAMLGSENTSIAAFKRLWELLITQYDVASIPVSLDSVTIGDVSRVRRRGLKALIILGATDDALPKAAAGGFLTDSDRTALRAVGLSGVQTAEERLYRELYGVYAVVTLPTDTLVVTHPASAFGSEKRPSFLVRRLNALFAFSESEEPNARIAAKTPCFELAVSALRQPENAWAAAAYTYFSADAQAAALLRDIAAGAHRARGALSPEASAGLYGMSPDLSASRVDKFYACRYQYFLQYGLKLRPRKQAGFDAPVAGTFLHDLLENVTRAIETSVGFQNIDDDTCRELTAQFVSRYVRETLGDFADKSGRFRYLFERLAGDAAFITGDMVRELKKSSFHPVDFELEFSESGDVAPYRMTDGSGALSIKGFVDRVDGWVRDDKLYLRVIDYKTGKKTFTLSDIWYGLNLQMLIYLFALSGGGAARYGHNIVPCGVLYAPAREELLPLGRNTDALTVEAERAKKRRRSGIILGDAAVIEAMEHGDEKQYIPAAESGSDSLVTPQQLDALKNLVDSRLRAIGQTLRAGDITAEPYYKNQNDKACLYCDYGAACQFSEKDGDAYRPLKKLRTTEVWALLEGGQAV
- a CDS encoding hydrolase, translating into MSVLIYRLVAFLLALITSSNAAAINTSDAPSATHTPQITSEMPLVAYDGPVEHLFFHPLVAYPELAFDGDNKEKGIDEYMVTVSEYNKILQSLYDNDYIIVSMNDVWSEKQDSDGISQMVRNTLMLPSGKKPIILSYDDVNYYNYMIQNGFTYKLVIMDGEIWSWGLDPQGNPVYSQDLDAVTLLDKFVKAHPDFSLNGAKGCLCLTGYEGILGYRTMTDIANETPEAASARQAEINAVKPVITLLKQTGWYFGSHSWGHIDLSKSSLTRVEADTQRWLDEVGTLVGPTSLYIYPFGARPDGDDVKKSGPILKYLQGQGFRIFSSVGISAFSEIKTDLDAVICDRMHADGSTLRTQRARYLKFYDAALVFDAAVRPNYGVNW
- the addA gene encoding helicase-exonuclease AddAB subunit AddA, whose product is MSKTNFTAQQQAAISSRGTSLLVSAAAGSGKTKVLVERLLSRITDPNDSCDITDFLIITYTRAAAGELRSRILDEIAERLSHDPENRHLRRQSALCYQAKIGTIHAFCADLLREYAASYDLPSDFRVADENESRILKEKALDVLLEEAYDRLDAAPEFAALVDAMSAGRDDKKLAAVILDAHRALMSHPNPGKWVKDQLQVLALMAGQDASETVWGRFLMDDARKKAVYWHGVMESLSADIALYEDLYAAYGASVEQTVLSLEAFLAALDISWDAARAASAIDFPRAKSVKGYEAIKDIRARCRDAMKKAALVFEYTSDELVADMVSVRPVITSLLERVLQFDDVFTALKRRAGVVDFTDLEHLAVRLLTDQETGNPNVLARAVSDRYREIFIDEYQDVSAIQELIFTAVSKDGANIFMVGDVKQSIYRFRLADPSIFLDKYRRYQDLTENTPDVNQRIHLSTNFRSQAAILNAVNFIFENIMSPAFGEMAYTENEALRPGRDGTLCLDAPVELNILDLKAKEDDSEESPEKADAEAAFVAGRIEELLQSGLSIPDGAGGLRPLRYGDIAILLRSVKDKSRYYAEALSKRHIPCTSPAGETFFESFEIALTLALLEIIDNPRQDVPLVTVLKSPIYRFTPDDLAEIRQADRKGDFFTALQKDAETNARSAGFLKALDAFRLMAPELPADRLIWHVAHQTGLFAILAAQRDGEMRRARVLKLIALAARYEASGYQGLYAFLSFLRKLMDSGGDIGEEDVAGGVDAVSIMSIHKSKGLEFPVVILADTTKKFNLQDAARQLLIHADLGVGPKCRDTGRRIEFPTLARLAIAKKLVSEMTAEELRVLYVAMTRAREKLIIVSTFQDADKALQKLLRDAACPVEPQVLETVRNLAGFILLPVLTRPEADCLRAGDSVTQQADGDWVIRRMTWKPVAVSRNDTVAPPEVAFTPDASYIETIREHLAFSYPFQAAAALPSKLTATGLKGRFTDFEAADEAESLPVIGQSPSPRPAFLMENTGLTAAERGIALHLAMQFIDFSRCSSIASVSDELKRLTDMAFLTPKQANAVSPQKILTFFQSQLGRRVLSAEKLYREFKFSLLDKACLYFPAGGDDEILLQGVIDCCFEEKGALFIVDFKTDRVTYETLAKKTALYKPQLDAYARAMRRITGLPVAGKFLYFFALDSAAEITE